A region of Ictalurus furcatus strain D&B chromosome 1, Billie_1.0, whole genome shotgun sequence DNA encodes the following proteins:
- the pard6ga gene encoding par-6 family cell polarity regulator gamma a has protein sequence MMPSQSFTRSSSAHEHCILNCRHSLVTLTKQNLPGPDYKGKMIRSLGKSSAWRCRSVVEVKSKFGAEFRRFSLDRYEPGVFKDFCQFILKLHHLFPTEIYISYADVHGDLLPINNDDNFCKAVSTAQSLLRIFIQLQEEMDQVNIHTNCVTWRKKSTIMVHGDASQRGHVQIGLPRNFRPVSSIIDVDILPECHRRVRLYHQGSDRPLGFYIRDGITFSVTPHGLEKVPGIFISRLVPGGLAESCGLLAINDQILEVNGIEVIGKTLDQVTDMMIANSRNLIITVKPANQSKHIKSPAVSPNPELQFDGKGSVSYPGLPMIMGAYVWTHNDSVSDDDSDMVVEKPLKPSVHFSSTTVSSPSFQTIIHNRHRHSHPYSQESCRSQLYLNYTAHPGFSTSLQREISSQQLYMSNPAFRQSTSSPFDILGSLSPALRQRLMIPQGSMEEDGVVITL, from the exons ATGATGCCATCACAGTCATTTACACGCTCCTCCTCAGCACATGAGCACTGTATCTTAAACTGTAGGCATTCTCTGGTTACactcacaaaacaaaaccttcCAGGACCTGATTATAAAGGGAAAATGATCCGGAGTTTGGGCAAATCGTCGGCTTGGCGCTGCCGTTCAGTCGTTGAAGTGAAAAGCAAA tTTGGGGCAGAGTTTAGGAGATTTTCTCTGGATCGCTATGAGCCTGGCGTGTTTAAGGACTTTTGCCAGTTTATCCTGAAGCTACACCACCTGTTTCCCACAGAAATTTACATCAGCTATGCAGATGTTCATGGAGACTTACTGCCGataaataatgatgataatttcTGTAAAGCAGTGTCTACTGCGCAGTCGCTACTGCGCATCTTCATCCAACTGCAAG AGGAAATGGATCAAGTTAACATTCATACCAACTGTGTGACCTGGAGAAAGAAGTCCACCATAATGGTACATGGTGATGCCAGCCAAAGAGGACACGTTCAGATTGGCTTGCCCCGGAACTTCCGTCCAGTCTCCTCCATAATTGATGTTGACATCTTGCCTGAATGCCACAGAAGGGTTCGTCTGTACCACCAGGGTTCAGACAGGCCTTTGGGTTTCTACATCCGTGATGGAATCACATTCAGTGTAACTCCTCATGGACTTGAGAAAGTTCCAGGAATCTTCATCTCACGATTGGTTCCTGGTGGATTGGCTGAGAGCTGCGGTCTTTTGGCCATTAATGACCAGATCCTGGAGGTCAATGGTATCGAGGTGATAGGCAAGACCCTGGATCAGGTTACAGACATGATGATTGCTAACAGCCGCAACCTAATCATTACTGTGAAACCAGCAAACCAGAGCAAACACATAAAAAGTCCCGCCGTCTCCCCTAACCCAGAACTCCAGTTTGATGGCAAAGGTTCTGTAAGCTACCCAGGACTTCCTATGATTATGGGAGCCTATGTTTGGACACATAATGACTCAGTGAGCGATGATGATTCAGACATGGTTGTAGAGAAACCTCTGAAACCTTCAGTCCACTTCTCCAGCACTACAGTATCCTCCCCGTCTTTTCAAACTATCATTCACAATCGCCACAGACATAGCCATCCCTATTCTCAAGAATCGTGCCGCTCCCAGCTCTACCTCAATTACACAGCTCATCCTGGGTTCAGCACTTCACTGCAGAGAGAAATTAGCTCACAACAGCTTTATATGAGTAACCCAGCATTCAGACAGAGCACATCCAGCCCCTTTGACATCTTGGGCTCATTGAGCCCAGCTCTGCGGCAACGCCTCATGATACCTCAAGGGTCCATGGAGGAGGATGGAGTTGTTATTACTCTATGA